One part of the Truepera radiovictrix DSM 17093 genome encodes these proteins:
- a CDS encoding TetR/AcrR family transcriptional regulator C-terminal domain-containing protein, translated as MTTKTHKPDDLEAGARPRLTREHVLERAVALADRNGLQKLTMRALAKELGVEAMSLYHHVANKDALLDAMVDRVFAEIALPAQDVAWKDALRARAVSAREALVRHPWALGLMESRGAPGPANLRHHDAVLGCLRAGGFSVAAAAHAYSLLDSYIYGFVLQELSLPFDASGGAASVAADVLALIPSGAYPHLEEVARDHVLKPGYRYADEFGIGLELVLDALETLRAP; from the coding sequence GTGACGACCAAAACTCACAAGCCTGACGATCTGGAGGCCGGCGCGCGCCCTCGGCTAACCCGCGAGCACGTTTTGGAGCGGGCCGTCGCGCTGGCCGACCGAAACGGCCTTCAGAAGCTCACGATGCGCGCCCTCGCCAAGGAGCTCGGTGTTGAGGCGATGTCGCTCTACCATCACGTCGCCAACAAGGACGCCCTGCTAGACGCGATGGTCGACCGGGTCTTCGCCGAAATTGCGCTGCCCGCCCAAGACGTCGCTTGGAAGGACGCCCTTCGCGCTCGAGCCGTCTCGGCGAGAGAGGCCCTCGTTCGGCACCCCTGGGCTCTGGGCCTGATGGAGTCGCGCGGCGCGCCCGGCCCCGCCAACTTGCGCCACCACGACGCGGTGCTCGGCTGTCTGCGAGCGGGCGGGTTTTCGGTCGCGGCGGCGGCGCACGCCTACTCGCTCTTGGATAGCTATATCTACGGTTTCGTGCTGCAGGAGCTGAGCCTGCCCTTTGACGCGTCGGGGGGAGCCGCGTCGGTCGCGGCGGACGTGCTGGCGCTGATACCGTCCGGCGCGTACCCACACCTCGAGGAGGTGGCGCGGGATCACGTGCTCAAGCCTGGCTACCGTTACGCCGACGAGTTCGGGATCGGCCTGGAGCTGGTTCTCGACGCGCTGGAGACCCTGCGCGCGCCATGA
- the tnpA gene encoding IS200/IS605 family transposase, with product MEYRYGSHTVFNIEYHFVWVTKYRYKVLKGDIAERVRELVRQTCEAFEIRILSGVVSSDHVHILVSAPPTMAPSEIMRRIKGRSASKLFEEYPKLKARYWGRHFWARGYFCATVGQVTEEMIKSYLEHHFEPTREDNFRTED from the coding sequence ATGGAGTATCGCTATGGCAGCCATACCGTCTTCAACATCGAGTACCACTTTGTGTGGGTCACGAAGTACCGCTACAAGGTGCTGAAAGGGGACATAGCCGAGCGTGTTAGGGAGTTGGTGCGGCAAACCTGCGAGGCGTTCGAGATACGGATTCTGAGCGGAGTGGTGAGTAGCGACCACGTGCATATTCTGGTGAGTGCGCCGCCGACAATGGCGCCGAGTGAGATCATGCGGCGGATCAAAGGGCGAAGTGCGAGCAAGCTATTCGAGGAGTATCCGAAGCTAAAAGCACGTTATTGGGGGCGGCACTTTTGGGCTAGAGGGTACTTCTGTGCGACGGTGGGGCAAGTCACGGAAGAGATGATCAAGAGCTACCTGGAGCATCACTTCGAGCCGACCCGAGAGGACAACTTCAGGACAGAGGACTGA
- a CDS encoding DUF2568 domain-containing protein, translating into MQVLASPNLTLAFALELATLAAFAYFGFRVTDHAIIRWVLAIGLPVLLSLVLFLLAALALYRSGQPGLAVATGVSVVLHVALGFAWSQW; encoded by the coding sequence ATGCAGGTGCTCGCCAGTCCGAATCTCACACTTGCGTTCGCACTGGAGCTCGCGACGCTTGCCGCTTTCGCCTACTTCGGGTTCCGGGTCACGGACCACGCGATCATCCGTTGGGTGTTGGCAATTGGACTGCCGGTCCTGCTCTCGCTGGTCCTGTTCCTCCTGGCGGCGCTAGCGCTCTACCGCTCGGGTCAGCCCGGTCTTGCCGTCGCTACGGGCGTTTCTGTCGTGCTGCATGTAGCTCTCGGGTTCGCTTGGAGTCAGTGGTAG
- a CDS encoding DUF2442 domain-containing protein yields MSVIANLIEVRALPDYKLWLHYDDGVVGEVDLSQLVGKGVFKLWNDYRRFEQVVIGPHGELAWGDDIDLCADALYLELSGKRPEEVFASLRTEHVDA; encoded by the coding sequence ATGAGCGTCATTGCCAACCTCATCGAGGTCAGAGCACTCCCTGACTACAAGCTTTGGCTGCACTATGACGACGGTGTGGTGGGCGAAGTCGACCTCTCTCAGCTTGTAGGCAAGGGTGTCTTTAAACTCTGGAACGACTATCGCAGGTTTGAGCAGGTTGTCATTGGGCCTCACGGTGAGCTTGCCTGGGGTGATGACATCGATCTGTGTGCCGATGCCCTTTACCTGGAGCTCAGCGGCAAACGACCGGAAGAGGTTTTCGCAAGCCTGAGAACTGAACACGTGGATGCCTGA
- the treS gene encoding maltose alpha-D-glucosyltransferase — MDTTSDTTTDAVSDAARDKPTSEPALGPGTANDPLVRDPLWYKDAVIYQVHVRSFFDANNDGYGDFEGLRQKLPYLEELGVNTLWLLPFYESPLRDDGYDIADYLKVLPVHGNLDDFKAFLDEAHARGMRVITELVLNHTSDQHPWFQEARQPGSKKRDWYVWSDTAEKYKDVRIIFTDTEHSNWTWDPVAGAYYWHRFFSHQPDLNWDNPEVERALHEVLFYWLDMGVDGLRLDAVPYLYEREGTSGENLPETLDAIKRLRAAIEERYGPGRILLAEANQWPEDTLPYFGDPESGDGVQMAFNFPLMPRMYLALRRESRQPIVEMLRLTDGIPESAQWALFLRNHDELTLEMVTDEERDFMYNEYAADRQFRINLGIRRRLAPLLGGERRRIELMNALMLSLKGSPIIYYGDEIGMGDNTFLGDRNGVRTPMQWSADRNGGFSRAPFHQLFLPPINEGPYSYGFVNVEEAQRSAHSLYGFMQRILRLRNQHAKTFGRGSLEVLEVENERVFAFLRHYEGETILVVANLSRYAQAASLPLQRYAGAVPIELFSQAPFPAITDGAGGYPLTLSPHGFFWFVLKEPGEETGEAAPEEEPFERPLQTLKTSGGLETVLVDTMVQGDAKARLERALPDFLGAQRWFGSKEKAIARTKLVDAVRLQADPPIYLTLVRVEFEDGSLERYFLPLTLKTGEAARALLDAHGRAAVAWLSGPSGRALLHDATADEGFWLALYRAAQRSWRGRSLQGLYSAGATPGVRLPEVEHATPAEVEQSNSSASYEGKVFGKLYRKLEDERNPELELLSYLTRAEFPFVPQLQGEVRFRRGELHFTLGVFQSFIPGGEDAWRYALEESARFFGRTAEATPPEGELPTTFADPAPAWLEDAAGESLQLASLLGVRTAELHAVLARAEGAAMAPEAVTGDDLRALASRVRRNAEETLAQLEAQGTALDRTVLEAKLAALEALAEQEERLTWQQIRIHGDYHLGQVVRAESELYILDFEGEPIRPLQERRKRDSALRDVAGMLRSLEYAGLMAQRTHAQETGAAQEATAPWTELLIRWSEAVFLEAYFSTAGEGASFLPSDLEARDLLLWAYQLDKVLYEVRYELGSRPDWVWLPLKGLARLLGASTAETGAS, encoded by the coding sequence ATGGACACCACCAGCGACACGACAACCGATGCGGTGAGCGACGCCGCGCGCGACAAGCCCACCTCCGAGCCGGCCCTCGGCCCCGGCACCGCCAACGACCCGCTCGTTAGGGACCCTTTGTGGTACAAAGACGCCGTCATCTACCAGGTCCACGTCCGCTCCTTTTTCGACGCCAACAACGACGGCTACGGCGACTTCGAGGGGTTGCGCCAGAAGCTGCCCTACCTAGAGGAGCTGGGCGTCAACACCCTCTGGCTCCTGCCCTTTTACGAGTCGCCCTTGCGCGACGACGGCTACGACATCGCCGACTACCTCAAGGTGCTCCCCGTCCACGGCAACTTAGACGACTTCAAAGCGTTTTTGGACGAAGCCCACGCGCGCGGGATGCGCGTGATTACCGAGCTCGTCTTGAACCACACCTCCGACCAGCACCCCTGGTTCCAAGAGGCGCGCCAACCCGGTTCTAAAAAGCGCGACTGGTACGTCTGGAGCGACACCGCCGAGAAGTACAAGGACGTGCGCATCATCTTTACCGACACCGAGCACTCGAACTGGACTTGGGACCCGGTCGCGGGCGCCTACTACTGGCACCGCTTCTTTAGCCACCAACCCGACCTCAACTGGGACAACCCGGAGGTCGAACGGGCGCTCCACGAGGTGCTCTTCTACTGGCTCGACATGGGCGTCGACGGGTTGCGCCTCGACGCCGTGCCCTACCTCTACGAGCGCGAAGGCACCTCCGGCGAAAACCTCCCCGAGACCCTCGACGCCATCAAGCGCCTGCGGGCGGCCATCGAGGAGCGCTACGGCCCCGGCCGCATCCTCTTGGCCGAAGCCAACCAGTGGCCCGAGGACACCCTGCCCTACTTCGGCGACCCCGAGAGCGGCGACGGGGTGCAGATGGCCTTTAACTTCCCCCTGATGCCCCGCATGTACCTAGCGCTGCGCCGCGAGAGCCGACAACCCATCGTCGAAATGCTAAGACTCACCGACGGCATCCCCGAAAGCGCGCAGTGGGCGCTATTCCTGCGTAACCACGACGAGCTCACCTTGGAGATGGTGACCGACGAAGAGCGCGACTTTATGTATAACGAGTACGCCGCCGACCGGCAGTTTCGCATCAACCTGGGGATTCGCCGCCGCCTCGCCCCGCTTCTGGGCGGTGAGCGCCGCCGCATCGAGCTGATGAACGCCCTGATGCTCTCGCTTAAAGGGAGCCCGATTATCTACTACGGCGACGAGATCGGCATGGGCGACAACACCTTTTTGGGCGACCGCAACGGGGTGCGCACCCCCATGCAGTGGAGCGCCGACCGCAACGGCGGTTTTTCGCGCGCCCCCTTCCATCAGCTTTTCTTGCCACCCATCAACGAGGGGCCCTACTCCTACGGCTTCGTCAACGTCGAGGAGGCGCAGCGGAGCGCGCACTCGCTCTACGGCTTTATGCAGCGCATCTTAAGGCTGCGCAACCAGCACGCCAAGACCTTCGGGCGGGGCAGCCTCGAGGTGTTGGAGGTCGAGAACGAGCGCGTCTTCGCCTTTTTGCGCCACTACGAGGGCGAGACGATTTTGGTCGTCGCCAACTTGTCGCGCTACGCCCAAGCCGCCTCGCTGCCCCTGCAGAGGTACGCGGGCGCGGTGCCCATCGAGCTCTTTAGCCAGGCCCCCTTCCCCGCCATCACGGACGGCGCGGGGGGCTACCCGCTCACCCTCTCGCCGCACGGGTTTTTCTGGTTCGTGCTCAAAGAGCCGGGGGAAGAGACGGGCGAGGCCGCACCCGAAGAGGAGCCCTTCGAGCGCCCCCTGCAGACGCTCAAGACGAGCGGCGGCCTCGAGACGGTCCTCGTCGACACCATGGTCCAAGGGGACGCCAAAGCGCGGCTCGAGCGCGCCCTGCCCGACTTTCTAGGGGCGCAGCGCTGGTTCGGGTCGAAGGAAAAAGCCATCGCCCGCACCAAGCTGGTCGACGCCGTGCGGCTGCAGGCCGACCCGCCCATCTACCTGACGCTGGTCCGCGTCGAGTTCGAAGACGGCTCGTTAGAGCGCTACTTCCTGCCGCTGACGCTAAAAACCGGCGAGGCGGCGCGCGCGCTCCTAGACGCCCACGGGCGCGCGGCGGTCGCGTGGCTCTCCGGCCCCAGCGGGCGCGCCCTCTTGCACGACGCGACGGCCGACGAGGGCTTCTGGCTGGCGCTCTACCGCGCGGCGCAGCGCTCCTGGCGCGGCCGCTCGCTCCAGGGGCTCTACAGCGCGGGCGCGACCCCCGGCGTGCGGCTGCCCGAGGTCGAGCACGCCACCCCCGCCGAGGTCGAACAGAGCAACTCGTCGGCCTCGTACGAGGGCAAGGTGTTCGGCAAGCTCTACCGCAAGCTCGAGGACGAGCGCAACCCCGAGCTCGAGCTGCTCAGCTACCTCACCCGCGCTGAGTTCCCCTTCGTCCCGCAGCTCCAGGGCGAGGTGCGCTTCCGCCGCGGCGAGCTGCACTTTACCCTGGGCGTCTTTCAGTCCTTTATCCCCGGCGGCGAGGACGCCTGGCGCTACGCCCTGGAGGAGAGCGCGCGCTTTTTCGGGCGCACCGCCGAAGCGACCCCGCCCGAAGGGGAGCTGCCGACGACGTTCGCCGACCCCGCCCCGGCGTGGCTCGAGGACGCCGCCGGGGAGAGCCTGCAGCTCGCCTCGCTGTTGGGGGTGCGCACCGCTGAGCTGCACGCCGTGCTCGCGCGCGCCGAGGGCGCGGCGATGGCCCCCGAGGCGGTCACCGGCGACGACCTGCGCGCGTTGGCGTCGCGCGTGCGCCGCAACGCCGAGGAGACCCTTGCGCAGCTCGAGGCGCAGGGTACGGCGCTAGACCGCACGGTGTTAGAGGCCAAGCTCGCCGCGTTGGAGGCGCTCGCCGAACAAGAGGAGCGGCTCACCTGGCAGCAGATCCGCATCCACGGCGACTACCACCTGGGCCAAGTGGTCCGCGCCGAGAGCGAGCTCTACATCCTCGACTTCGAGGGGGAACCCATCCGGCCCCTGCAGGAGCGCCGCAAACGCGACAGCGCGCTGCGCGACGTCGCCGGGATGCTGCGCTCGCTCGAGTACGCGGGCCTCATGGCGCAGCGCACCCACGCCCAAGAGACCGGCGCCGCGCAGGAGGCGACGGCGCCCTGGACGGAGCTCCTCATCCGCTGGAGCGAAGCGGTCTTTCTGGAGGCCTACTTCTCGACGGCGGGCGAGGGCGCGAGCTTTTTGCCGAGCGACCTAGAGGCGCGCGACCTGCTCTTGTGGGCGTACCAGCTCGACAAGGTCCTCTACGAGGTGCGTTACGAGCTCGGCAGCCGCCCCGATTGGGTGTGGCTGCCGCTCAAGGGGCTCGCGCGGCTGCTCGGGGCGTCCACTGCGGAGACCGGCGCGAGCTAG
- a CDS encoding type II toxin-antitoxin system RelE/ParE family toxin: MIKSFRDQEAQKVFSRQRSRKLPQDIQQVAYRKLRMLSNAQTLADLRIPPANRLEKLSGNRAGEYSIRINDQWRICFEWHDGDAYNVEIVDYH; this comes from the coding sequence GTGATCAAGTCCTTCAGGGATCAGGAAGCCCAAAAGGTCTTCTCCCGCCAGCGCTCGCGGAAACTCCCGCAGGACATTCAACAAGTCGCCTATCGAAAGCTTCGCATGCTTAGCAACGCCCAAACGCTTGCTGACCTACGTATCCCCCCTGCCAACCGACTCGAAAAGCTAAGTGGTAACCGAGCAGGAGAGTACAGCATCCGCATCAACGATCAGTGGCGTATCTGCTTTGAGTGGCATGACGGTGACGCTTACAACGTTGAAATTGTGGATTATCATTAG
- a CDS encoding NAD(P)-dependent alcohol dehydrogenase translates to MNATPLLSPRAPEMPPDRAVPRTLEADTSRATLPATMKTIVRERYGSAEVLELKDIPVPHVGAGEVLVRVAAAGLGRGVWHLMRGRPYLARLAYGIRKPKNAQLGLELAGTVARVGEGVVGFAPGDRVFGFARGAFAEYAAARADKLAHLPEGIPFEVAAAVPDSGVTALQALRDHGRVRPGERVLVLGASGGVGTFAVPLAKHFGATVTGAASAAKLDLVRELGADDVRDYAETDLGGPYDLVLAVGGSLPLGQLRRLLAERGTLVIVGGESRTMMRRLLGAALKAPFVRRRRIVTLVASENRRDLATLLGLLSAGALRPTLDSVRPITRLPEAMRDLEAGRVCGKVILEVAPPSAAAPHSHSPAHTAPRTAPADPSAGP, encoded by the coding sequence GTGAACGCAACCCCGCTGCTGTCCCCTCGCGCCCCCGAGATGCCCCCCGATAGGGCGGTGCCGCGCACCCTCGAGGCTGACACGAGCAGGGCCACCCTACCGGCCACGATGAAGACAATCGTGCGCGAGCGCTACGGCTCGGCGGAGGTCTTGGAACTCAAAGATATCCCCGTGCCCCACGTGGGCGCGGGCGAGGTGCTGGTGCGGGTCGCGGCGGCGGGGCTCGGGCGGGGAGTCTGGCACCTGATGCGGGGGCGGCCGTATCTGGCGCGGCTCGCCTACGGAATTCGCAAACCTAAGAACGCGCAGTTGGGGCTCGAGCTGGCGGGCACTGTAGCGCGGGTCGGCGAGGGCGTCGTCGGCTTCGCGCCGGGAGACCGGGTGTTCGGCTTCGCCCGCGGCGCCTTCGCCGAGTATGCGGCGGCGCGCGCCGACAAGCTCGCCCACCTGCCCGAGGGCATACCGTTCGAGGTCGCGGCAGCCGTCCCCGATTCGGGCGTCACCGCCCTGCAGGCGCTGCGCGACCACGGCCGCGTGCGACCGGGGGAGCGCGTGCTCGTCCTCGGGGCGTCGGGCGGGGTCGGGACCTTTGCGGTGCCCCTCGCCAAGCACTTCGGCGCGACGGTCACGGGCGCGGCCAGCGCCGCCAAACTAGACCTGGTGCGGGAGCTTGGGGCAGACGACGTGCGCGACTACGCCGAGACCGACCTGGGCGGGCCGTATGACCTCGTGCTCGCCGTCGGTGGCAGCCTCCCCTTGGGGCAGCTCCGCCGCCTGCTCGCAGAGAGGGGCACGCTGGTCATCGTCGGGGGCGAGAGCCGCACCATGATGCGCCGCCTCCTGGGCGCCGCGCTAAAGGCACCCTTCGTGCGCCGCCGGCGGATCGTCACCTTGGTCGCGAGCGAAAACCGCCGCGACCTCGCGACCCTGCTGGGGCTGCTCTCTGCGGGAGCGCTGAGACCGACGCTGGATAGCGTCAGGCCGATTACCCGGTTGCCCGAGGCGATGCGCGACCTAGAGGCCGGGCGCGTGTGCGGCAAGGTCATCCTCGAGGTGGCCCCACCCAGCGCCGCGGCGCCCCATTCGCACAGCCCCGCTCACACAGCCCCACGCACCGCGCCCGCGGACCCCTCGGCGGGCCCTTAG
- a CDS encoding HigA family addiction module antitoxin: MSEEKLAPVHPGEVLLEEFLKPMEISQNRLALSIGVPARRINEIVLGKRGITADTALRLARFFGTSPQFWLGLQTDYDLDVTLDMLGDRLEREVHAVHASHG; encoded by the coding sequence ATGAGTGAAGAAAAGCTCGCACCTGTACATCCTGGCGAGGTCCTCTTAGAGGAGTTTTTGAAGCCTATGGAGATCAGCCAGAATCGCCTGGCGCTCAGTATCGGCGTGCCGGCGCGGCGGATCAACGAGATCGTTCTCGGTAAGCGCGGTATCACCGCGGATACTGCGTTGAGACTTGCCCGCTTTTTTGGGACGTCGCCTCAGTTCTGGCTGGGGCTCCAGACGGATTATGACCTCGATGTGACGTTAGACATGCTTGGTGACAGGCTCGAGCGCGAAGTACACGCTGTTCACGCAAGTCACGGATAA
- a CDS encoding alpha-1,4-glucan--maltose-1-phosphate maltosyltransferase produces MISPELPKKWSRALILAVRPSVDGGRFPIKRITGEAVAVSADIVADGHETVAAEVLFGPKGAPKSAEEAVRLKHVGNDVYEGCFTASGVGMMRYRVRAWVDMFATWQAIFKRRVDAGSDEAELRSELLEGAALLQKAARKAKGEDKRALQAFIGRFEAGEHGAALEPEVTRLASVYDPREGAAESEPLEILVERPLAQFSSWYEFFPRSFGPDGAHGTLDDAARHLDYVKEMGFDIVYLPPIHPIGRSFRKGKDNSPTAGPGEPGSPWAIGSEEGGHKAVHPELGGLEAFDRFMARAKELGLEVALDLAYQCSPDHPYVKEHPDWFRQRPDGSIRYAENPPKKYQDIYPIDFESADWKNLWQELRSVVAFWAERGVRTFRVDNPHTKALPFWGWCFASLRQDYPDLIFLSEAFTRPKQMYALAKLGFSQSYTYFTWRYSKWDFEEYLTELFHTEVAEFYRPSFWPNTPDILPPYLRSRASFQARLVMAATMSSSYGLYGPAFELMDNEPHELREENKNNEKYELKRWNLEDPNSLKPLITRVNAIRAENPALHGNRSLRFHRLENDQLLAYSKREGDNRILVVVNLDDQHTQAGFVELDLGALELSEHEPFVAHDLLTDERYTWEGRRNFVQLDPHHLPAHILRLSPRGDDDYAARGRAV; encoded by the coding sequence ATGATCTCTCCCGAGCTCCCCAAAAAGTGGTCGCGAGCGCTCATCCTGGCCGTGCGCCCGAGCGTCGACGGCGGCCGCTTCCCCATCAAACGCATTACCGGCGAGGCGGTCGCGGTAAGCGCCGATATCGTCGCCGACGGTCACGAAACCGTCGCCGCCGAGGTGCTGTTTGGCCCCAAGGGCGCGCCCAAGAGCGCCGAAGAGGCCGTGCGCCTCAAGCACGTCGGCAACGACGTCTACGAGGGCTGCTTCACGGCTTCCGGCGTGGGCATGATGCGCTACCGCGTACGCGCGTGGGTGGACATGTTCGCCACCTGGCAGGCCATCTTTAAACGCCGCGTGGACGCCGGCAGCGACGAGGCGGAGCTGAGGAGCGAACTGCTCGAGGGCGCCGCTCTCCTCCAAAAAGCCGCGCGCAAAGCCAAGGGCGAGGACAAAAGGGCGCTGCAGGCCTTTATTGGGCGCTTCGAGGCGGGTGAGCACGGAGCGGCTCTGGAGCCCGAGGTGACGCGCCTCGCGAGCGTCTACGACCCGCGCGAGGGGGCGGCCGAGAGCGAACCTTTAGAGATCCTGGTCGAGCGGCCGCTCGCGCAGTTTAGCTCGTGGTACGAGTTTTTCCCGCGCTCGTTCGGTCCAGACGGCGCGCACGGCACCCTCGACGACGCCGCTAGGCACCTCGACTACGTCAAGGAGATGGGTTTCGACATCGTCTACTTGCCGCCCATTCACCCGATTGGCCGCTCGTTCCGCAAGGGCAAGGACAACAGCCCGACGGCGGGGCCCGGCGAACCCGGCTCACCTTGGGCCATCGGCAGCGAGGAGGGCGGCCACAAAGCGGTGCATCCGGAGCTAGGGGGCCTAGAGGCGTTCGACCGCTTTATGGCGCGCGCCAAGGAGCTCGGGCTCGAGGTCGCCCTCGACCTCGCCTACCAGTGCTCCCCCGACCACCCCTACGTCAAAGAGCACCCCGACTGGTTCCGGCAGCGCCCGGACGGCTCGATTCGCTACGCCGAAAACCCGCCCAAAAAGTACCAGGACATCTACCCCATCGACTTCGAGTCGGCCGACTGGAAAAACCTCTGGCAAGAGCTCCGGAGCGTGGTGGCCTTTTGGGCCGAGCGCGGGGTCAGAACCTTTAGGGTCGACAACCCGCACACCAAAGCGCTCCCCTTCTGGGGGTGGTGCTTCGCCTCGCTTCGGCAAGACTACCCCGACCTCATCTTTTTGTCCGAAGCCTTTACCCGTCCCAAACAGATGTACGCGCTCGCCAAGCTCGGCTTTTCGCAGTCGTACACCTACTTCACCTGGCGCTACAGCAAGTGGGACTTCGAGGAGTACCTTACTGAGCTCTTTCACACCGAGGTCGCCGAGTTCTACCGCCCCTCGTTCTGGCCGAACACGCCCGACATCCTGCCGCCCTACTTGAGGAGCAGAGCCTCGTTTCAGGCGCGGCTGGTCATGGCGGCGACGATGTCCTCGTCGTACGGCCTTTACGGGCCGGCGTTTGAGCTCATGGACAACGAGCCTCACGAGCTGCGCGAGGAGAACAAAAACAACGAGAAGTACGAGCTCAAGCGGTGGAACCTAGAGGACCCGAACTCGCTCAAGCCGCTCATTACCCGCGTCAACGCCATCCGCGCGGAGAACCCCGCGCTGCACGGCAACCGTTCGTTGCGCTTTCACCGCCTTGAGAACGACCAGCTGTTGGCCTACTCGAAGCGCGAGGGTGACAACCGCATCCTGGTCGTCGTCAACCTAGACGACCAGCACACCCAGGCGGGTTTCGTCGAGCTCGACCTAGGCGCCCTCGAGCTCTCCGAGCACGAACCGTTCGTCGCGCACGACCTCCTGACCGATGAGCGCTACACCTGGGAGGGCAGGCGCAACTTCGTGCAGCTCGACCCCCACCACCTCCCCGCGCACATCCTCAGGCTCTCGCCGCGCGGCGACGACGACTACGCGGCGCGCGGGCGCGCCGTCTAA
- a CDS encoding DUF6326 family protein encodes MNSLQKPMTILEERQIPVQVKLAAAWTSFMFLYAYVDIIAFFKPGVIDNILAGKVWEFGVNQTLLTTFLALMAIPIFMVVLSLTLPARANRLTNLTVASLQIPYAAFNVVGESWTYFYGLGVALEVILLAFILRAAWTWPRTTSPSKLEPTAPHRPQIQMGR; translated from the coding sequence ATGAACTCGCTTCAAAAGCCGATGACCATCCTAGAGGAGCGGCAGATCCCGGTCCAGGTGAAGCTCGCAGCAGCATGGACTAGCTTCATGTTCCTGTACGCCTACGTAGACATCATCGCCTTCTTTAAGCCCGGCGTCATCGATAATATCCTCGCCGGCAAGGTCTGGGAGTTTGGCGTCAACCAGACGCTGTTGACCACCTTCCTCGCGCTCATGGCGATCCCGATCTTTATGGTCGTGCTGTCGCTGACGCTGCCCGCCCGGGCAAACCGCCTCACGAACCTCACTGTGGCTTCGCTGCAGATCCCCTACGCCGCGTTCAACGTGGTGGGCGAGTCCTGGACGTACTTCTACGGCCTTGGCGTCGCGCTGGAAGTGATCCTTCTCGCTTTTATCCTGCGCGCCGCCTGGACCTGGCCCCGCACGACCTCACCGTCGAAGCTAGAGCCCACTGCACCCCACCGACCGCAGATCCAGATGGGACGGTAG
- a CDS encoding phage integrase N-terminal SAM-like domain-containing protein: MGYSTKTFPFLNTVRQTIRVRRLGCSTEKSYLHYRLQYINLHNRRPSELLGEAAAQAYWSHSALDKPVAASTQNVARSAPLCLCKRSCRSGSLSVTWQTWKRFGTNVPGNCRRRFHLARERPKHRPNSLVSLHRRHV; the protein is encoded by the coding sequence ATAGGTTATTCAACAAAGACCTTTCCTTTCCTTAACACGGTTAGACAGACCATCCGCGTTAGGCGTCTGGGTTGCAGCACCGAGAAGTCCTACTTGCACTACCGTCTACAGTACATCAACCTCCATAACAGGCGTCCTTCTGAACTGTTGGGCGAGGCGGCTGCGCAAGCTTACTGGAGTCACTCGGCGCTCGACAAACCCGTTGCTGCTTCGACGCAAAACGTCGCTCGGTCAGCACCGTTGTGCTTGTGCAAGCGCTCTTGTAGAAGCGGGTCCTTAAGCGTGACATGGCAAACGTGGAAGAGGTTCGGAACAAACGTTCCAGGCAACTGCCGACGGCGCTTTCACCTTGCGCGCGAACGGCCCAAGCATCGCCCAAACAGCTTGGTCAGCCTGCACCGTCGGCACGTGTAG
- a CDS encoding DUF4160 domain-containing protein — MPEISRFYGIIIKMYFNDHTPPHFHAFYGDHEALINIATLAVIAGKLPPRALGLVTEWAALHQDELLATWERARKAEPLVKIAPLP, encoded by the coding sequence ATGCCTGAGATAAGCCGCTTCTACGGCATCATCATCAAGATGTACTTTAACGACCATACGCCACCTCACTTCCACGCCTTCTACGGTGATCATGAAGCGCTCATCAATATTGCGACGCTGGCGGTGATCGCAGGCAAACTGCCGCCCAGAGCCCTGGGATTAGTTACAGAGTGGGCGGCTCTTCACCAGGACGAGCTTTTGGCGACGTGGGAACGGGCGCGAAAGGCTGAGCCTCTTGTTAAGATCGCCCCACTACCGTGA